AGCATATAAAAATCCAAATCCTCCTGCATTTGTTCAACTGATTTATACATTGTCCTTCGGAATGCGGGTTTATAAAATTCATTCAGAATTGTTTGGTTAAAACGCTCGCATATACCGTTTGTTTGAGGGCTTTTAGCCTTTGTCATTGTGTGCTCAATGTCGTTCATCTGCAGAAATAACTCATACAAGTGTTTCTCAGGTGCTCCACAGTACTCCGTTCCTCTGTCTGTGAGTACTCTCATTATCGGTATCATATGATTCTCAAAGAACGGTAAGACTCTGTCATTTAATATATCTGCTGCTGTTACTGGTACCTTGGCTGTATATAATTTTGCGAATCCCACTGCCGAATAAGTATCTATGGCAGTTTGCTGATATATACGTCCAACACCTTTGATATAGCCCACATAGAAAGTGTCCTGTGCCAGCAAATATCCCGGGTGCTGGGTATCTATCTCGTCTATGGATATATTCTTTTCCTGCTGTGCCTTTTCCAGAGCAGCGAGCTGATCTTCAGTGTAAAGTATGCCTTCCTTGGCAGCCTTTTCTTCAAGCTTTTTGAGTCTCTTGTCAAAGGTTTCTATATTATATCTCTGCCAGATTGATCTTACCCCTCCGGCTGATACAAGAACTCCTTGTTTTCTCAGTTCGTTACTTGCCCTGAGCTGCCCGTATGCCGGCTTTTCATATGCTATTCTTAATACGGCTTCCTCAGTTTCTGGAGCAACCCTGTTTTTCATACAAGGCTTTCTTCTGGTCTTGTCCTTTAATCCTTCCAGACCATTTTCCTCGTAAGCTTTCTTAATATCATAGAAGTGCTGTCTGCTGACTCCATGAATTTTACATGCTTCACTTACGTTTTGAAGATATTCGGCCAACTCAATCAGGCTCATTTTGTTTTTAACTATACGATCTTGTGCTGTCATAATTGAAATCTCCTCCTACAATTTAATTATTGTCCAGAGGAGATATTGCCCAACATTATTCAGATACTGTCAAGTGAAGTCAATTCTCTAGCATATAAATCACGAAGAACCATCCGGTCAAAATCCGGATGGTTCTTGATAAAAGGTCATTAATTCTATTTTACTTTCTTCAATCTTATAACATTCCAGGAAAGATTCTTTAAGGAAGCTTTGATACTTCCATCTTCCAAGGTAGCATTTCCATTGTTGTTTGGTACAACGTTATTTGGATTTTCTTTTGTATTAGTAGCTTTTACATCATTATGTTCAAGAACAATATGTTCAATAACTTCAAATTGTCCGAAGCCATTTAGTTCAACATCCAGACTAATATTGTTTTCCATATGTCTGTTTACTGCAAAAACGGTAATTTCATCGTTGTTGTCATTAATTACTGCTGTAGCATCAATAGCTGAAACGTCTGTAAAATCTTTAGTATCAAACTTTGGTGCTTTCATAATGGTATTTAAAACAGTACCTCTTCCAAACACTGAAGTATGGAGGTATGGATAGTAAATTGTCTGCTTCCACGCACTTCCACCGTTCTCTGTCATTATTGGTGCAATAACATTTACAAGCTGTGCAAGACAAGCCATCTTTACTCTGTCGGCATTCTTTAACAGAGTTATCAGCATACCTCCAACCAAAAGTGCATCCTCAAAATTGTAAATATCTTCAAGTTGAGGTGGTGCAATAGACCATCTGTCAATTTTTTTATCCGCTTCATTGGAGTGGAACCATACATTCCATTCGTCAAAGGAGAGGTTTATTTTTTTCTTACTGCGTTTTTTTGCTTTTACATAATCACAGGTTGCAACAACGGATTTGATAAAGGCATCCATATCCATAGTTTTTGCCAGGTAGTTAGCAGTATCATTATCTTGGTTACCATAATACGTATGAAGTGAAATATAATCAACATGTTCATAAGTATGCTCAAGGACTGTAGCTTCCCATTGGGCAAAGGTAGGCATACCGCTTCCTGAGCTTCCGCAGGCTACCAGTTCGATTGTGGGATCTACCATTTTCATAACCTTTGCAGTTTCACAAGCAAGCCTTCCGTATTCCTCGGCAGTTTTTGTTCCTATCTGCCAAGGTCCGTCCATTTCATTTCCAAGACACCAGGTCTTTATGTTGTGAGGCTGACTGTAGCCATGAGATTTTCTCAAGTCACTCCAGTATGTTCCTTGAGTAAGATTGCAGTATTCAATGAGATTTCTGGCCGCATCAACCCCTCTTGTTCCCAGATTAACCGCCATCATAACTTCTGTCCCTACTTCTTTAGCCCATGTTACAAACTCATTGGTTCCAATTTCGTTTGTTTCAACTGTAGCCCAAGCTAATTCCGTTCGTCGGGGTCTTTTATCTACAGGACCTACTCCATCCTCCCAATTGTAGCCTGAAACGAAATTTCCACCGGGATATCTTACTATAGGGACTTGTAATTCCCTTATCATTTCTGATACATCCTGACGGAAGCCAAATTTGTCTGCTGAAGGGTGCCCCGGTTCATATATACCCCCATATACAGCTCTTCCCAAATGCTCAATAAATGAGCCGTAAATTCTTTTGTCTACAGGTGCTACAACGTAGTCTTTGTTAAGTATCATTTTTGCGTTATCCATAATTACCTCCCAAAAAATATGGTTCAATTATGTTATTAATAAAAACATTAATCACACAATTGTTATATTAATAACTATATACTATATTCCATTTACCCGTATGTCAATATAAATATTAGGATTTACAAGAAGTCATATTAATATTTTATTTACAAATTATAGCGAGTAATTTATACTTGTATTAATTTGAATGTAGGAGCGGAATAAAGATGAAAACAGATATATCTGAAAAGTGGCTGCCTGTATATGAAGCTTTAAGTAGCCGCGTACGTATTAAAATAATAAATATACTCGCACAGAATTCCTTAAATATAAAGCAGATTGCTGAAGAGTTGGGTTTAAGCAGTGCAATAGTTACAATGCACGTAAAAAAGCTTGAAGCAGCAGGAATAGTTCATTCAGAGAGGAAAAGTATTAAAGGAGCAGTACAGAAGATTTGTTTTCTTGACGTAGATTCATTGGAAATCCAATTTCCGAGCAGAAAGGCGAAAGTTAGAAGTTATCATGAATTTTCAATGCCTATAGGTCATTACTCGGATTTTTCCGTTACTCCAACCTGTGGAATAGCTACACCCGAAAAAGTTATCGGACAGTTTGATGACCCAAGGTATTTTTTGGACCCGGATAGAGTGAACGCGGGAATACTCTGGTTTACAGAAGGCTTTGTGGAATATAGGATTCCCAATTTTTTACTTTCGGTACAACAGCCTGAAGAATTGGAGATATCAATGGAGCTGGGTTCGGAAGCACCGGGGATAAACAGTAACTGGCCATCGGATATATCCTTTTTTCTGAATGAGAGAATAATCGGACAATGGACCAGTCCCGGAGATTATGGGAATAGCCGTGGCAAGTATACTCCGCGATGGTGGAGTCTGCAAGTAGGGCAATACGGACTATACAAAGCTATACGTATAGCACAGGATGGCTCTTATATCGATGGAATAAAGGTTTCAGATACTACTCTATCTTCCTTGGATATCCGCCAGAAATATTGGTCTTTCAGAATAGCAGTACTGCCCGAATCACAAAATGTAGGTGGCGTAACAATATTTGGAAAGGGATTTGGAAATTATAGCCGTGATATAATGTTTAAATTATATTATAAATAATGCAACTGAATAAAAAATCCAACATTTTTCAAAAAAAAGTCACCTTTTTAATTGCGTCCGCAAAAATAACGTTTTACTCAATAAATTATTATAAAAAACTCTTAATATATTCTGTTTCGATAAATTTACAGCTTTGTTAAAATAAACTTGCCGGTGGAAATAATCGGCAAGTTTATTATAGGGGGAATTTTATAATGAAAAAGAAGTTAATTGCACTTCTGATGTGTTTTTCATTGGTAATAGCGGCAGGATGTGGAGCTTCCGATACCAATTCATCAGATTCCGAATCGTCTGAGTCTGCCCAATCCACATCAGCTAATGATTCAGGCAGCAACAAGTTGATTACAATAGGCTTCTCACAGGTTGGTGCTGAAAGTGACTGGCGGGTAGCTAACACTGCATCAATGAAATCCGCATTATCCGAAAAAAATGGCTTCAAATTGATTTTTGCTGATGCTCAGCAGAAGCAGGAGAACCAGATTAAAGCAGTAAGGGATTTTATATCACAGGATGTTGACGTTATAGCTATAGCACCTGTTACAGAAACGGGCTGGGAAACGGTATTGGGTGAAGCAAAGGATGCAGATATACCGGTAATTATTGTTGATAGAATGATAAAGGTTTCGGATGATTCACTCTTTAGCTGCTGGGTTGGTTCAGACTTCCAGAAGGAAGGTGTTAACGCAGCTGAATGGTTAGTTAACTATATGAAAGAGAAAGGCAAGACCGATAAACAAAATGTTGTAGTTCTTCAGGGAACAATAGGATCATCTGCTGAAATAGGCCGTACAAAGGGTTTTGGTGATACTATAAAGAAATATGATAACTTTAATATACTGGCACAACAGACTGGAGAGTTTACTCAGGCAAAAGGCCAGGAAGTAATGGAATCCTTCTTAAAACAGTACAATGACATCGATGTAGTTATAGCACAGAACGATAATATGGCCTTCGGAGCTATTGATGCTTTAAAAGCAGCAGGTAAGGCTCCTGGAAAAGATGTAACAATTGTATCCTTTGACGCAGTTAAGGCTGCATTCAAATCAATGATAGCAGGGGATATGAATGTATCGGTAGAATGTAATCCTTTACACGGGCCTAGAGTAGCTGAACTGGCTAAAAAACTCATGAACGATGAAAAAGTTGAAAAGATACAGTATGTTGATGAAAAAGTATATCCGGCTGAAATAGCTGAAAAAGAACTCCCGAATCGCCAATATTAATTATACTCCTTACTTTGTAATCAAATAAAAAACAGGTGTGAAACAGCATAGCCATTCACACCTGTTTTTTTAAAATAACTGCAGTAAATTTAGCAGGAAAGGATGGGAAATACGTGGAGAATGGAAATCGTGAAGTTCTTAAAATGAAAAATATTTGCAAGACTTTTCCGGGAGTTACAGCATTATCAAATGTGGATTTTACATTGCGTTCAGGTGAGATTCATGCTCTGATGGGTGAGAATGGTGCCGGGAAAAGTACCTTGATAAAAGTTTTAACGGGTGTTGAAGAGTTTGAATCAGGTCAAATAATTATAGATGGATTAAATTATCCTGTTATAAATAAATCTCCTCAGGAAGCCCAAGTAAATGGAATAAGTACAGTATACCAGGAGATAAATTTATGTCCGAATCTTTCTGTAGCCGAGAATATTTTTATAGGAAGAGAGCTTAAAAAGGCAGGACGTATTGATTGGAAGGCAATAAATAAAAGAGCAAAAGAGATTTTATTGAATTTCAATATGGATATTGATGTTACAAAATCTTTGGACAATTATTCGGTGGCTATGCAGCAGATGGTTGCAATTGCCAGAGCAATTGACATTTCCTCTAAAGTACTTATATTGGATGAACCCACATCTAGCTTAGATGAAAATGAGGTTGAAAAGCTGTTTGAGGTAATGAGAAAATTAAAATCTCAGGGAACAGGTATTGTATTTGTAACCCACTTTCTTGAACAGGTATATGCAGTATGTGACAGGATTACTGTATTGAGAAACGGTAGTTTGGTAGGCGAATATGAGGTTGAAAAGCTGCCAAGAGTTCAATTGGTTGCTAAAATGATGGGTAAGGAATTTGATGATTTAGCCCTTATAAAAAAAGCAGCAAAAGAACAAGAAATAAAAGAAACAAAAGAAACCATTATTTGTGCAAAAGAATTGGGACATACCGGGACTATCAAACCATTTAATCTGGAAATAAGAAAAGGCGAAGTAATAGGTCTTGCAGGCCTTTTAGGCTCTGGCCGCTCCGAGCTGGCAAGAGTAATATACGGTGCTGATAAGGCAGATTGCGGAGAACTTGAAGTTAACGGACAAGAACGCAGCTTTAAATCACCTATAGATTCAATGAAAGCAGGAATGGCTTTTTGTCCTGAAAACAGGAAGGAAG
This genomic stretch from Ruminiclostridium cellulolyticum H10 harbors:
- a CDS encoding sugar ABC transporter ATP-binding protein, which translates into the protein MKNICKTFPGVTALSNVDFTLRSGEIHALMGENGAGKSTLIKVLTGVEEFESGQIIIDGLNYPVINKSPQEAQVNGISTVYQEINLCPNLSVAENIFIGRELKKAGRIDWKAINKRAKEILLNFNMDIDVTKSLDNYSVAMQQMVAIARAIDISSKVLILDEPTSSLDENEVEKLFEVMRKLKSQGTGIVFVTHFLEQVYAVCDRITVLRNGSLVGEYEVEKLPRVQLVAKMMGKEFDDLALIKKAAKEQEIKETKETIICAKELGHTGTIKPFNLEIRKGEVIGLAGLLGSGRSELARVIYGADKADCGELEVNGQERSFKSPIDSMKAGMAFCPENRKEEGIIADLSVRENMILALQAKRGMFKLISKKEQEELTDKFINMLQIKTADRETPIKQLSGGNQQKVILGRWLMTEPDFLILDEPTRGIDVGTKTEIQKLVVDFAGKGMTVMFISSEIEEMLRTVNRMAVLRDGKKVGELDENELSQELVMKVIAGGDANV
- a CDS encoding alpha-N-arabinofuranosidase; the encoded protein is MDNAKMILNKDYVVAPVDKRIYGSFIEHLGRAVYGGIYEPGHPSADKFGFRQDVSEMIRELQVPIVRYPGGNFVSGYNWEDGVGPVDKRPRRTELAWATVETNEIGTNEFVTWAKEVGTEVMMAVNLGTRGVDAARNLIEYCNLTQGTYWSDLRKSHGYSQPHNIKTWCLGNEMDGPWQIGTKTAEEYGRLACETAKVMKMVDPTIELVACGSSGSGMPTFAQWEATVLEHTYEHVDYISLHTYYGNQDNDTANYLAKTMDMDAFIKSVVATCDYVKAKKRSKKKINLSFDEWNVWFHSNEADKKIDRWSIAPPQLEDIYNFEDALLVGGMLITLLKNADRVKMACLAQLVNVIAPIMTENGGSAWKQTIYYPYLHTSVFGRGTVLNTIMKAPKFDTKDFTDVSAIDATAVINDNNDEITVFAVNRHMENNISLDVELNGFGQFEVIEHIVLEHNDVKATNTKENPNNVVPNNNGNATLEDGSIKASLKNLSWNVIRLKKVK
- a CDS encoding ArsR/SmtB family transcription factor encodes the protein MKTDISEKWLPVYEALSSRVRIKIINILAQNSLNIKQIAEELGLSSAIVTMHVKKLEAAGIVHSERKSIKGAVQKICFLDVDSLEIQFPSRKAKVRSYHEFSMPIGHYSDFSVTPTCGIATPEKVIGQFDDPRYFLDPDRVNAGILWFTEGFVEYRIPNFLLSVQQPEELEISMELGSEAPGINSNWPSDISFFLNERIIGQWTSPGDYGNSRGKYTPRWWSLQVGQYGLYKAIRIAQDGSYIDGIKVSDTTLSSLDIRQKYWSFRIAVLPESQNVGGVTIFGKGFGNYSRDIMFKLYYK
- a CDS encoding IS481-like element ISCce1 family transposase codes for the protein MTAQDRIVKNKMSLIELAEYLQNVSEACKIHGVSRQHFYDIKKAYEENGLEGLKDKTRRKPCMKNRVAPETEEAVLRIAYEKPAYGQLRASNELRKQGVLVSAGGVRSIWQRYNIETFDKRLKKLEEKAAKEGILYTEDQLAALEKAQQEKNISIDEIDTQHPGYLLAQDTFYVGYIKGVGRIYQQTAIDTYSAVGFAKLYTAKVPVTAADILNDRVLPFFENHMIPIMRVLTDRGTEYCGAPEKHLYELFLQMNDIEHTMTKAKSPQTNGICERFNQTILNEFYKPAFRRTMYKSVEQMQEDLDFYMLEYNEERTHQGKRCKGKTPMQTFLDSLPLAREKLLNDPAS
- a CDS encoding ABC transporter substrate-binding protein, whose translation is MKKKLIALLMCFSLVIAAGCGASDTNSSDSESSESAQSTSANDSGSNKLITIGFSQVGAESDWRVANTASMKSALSEKNGFKLIFADAQQKQENQIKAVRDFISQDVDVIAIAPVTETGWETVLGEAKDADIPVIIVDRMIKVSDDSLFSCWVGSDFQKEGVNAAEWLVNYMKEKGKTDKQNVVVLQGTIGSSAEIGRTKGFGDTIKKYDNFNILAQQTGEFTQAKGQEVMESFLKQYNDIDVVIAQNDNMAFGAIDALKAAGKAPGKDVTIVSFDAVKAAFKSMIAGDMNVSVECNPLHGPRVAELAKKLMNDEKVEKIQYVDEKVYPAEIAEKELPNRQY